A single Scleropages formosus chromosome 4, fSclFor1.1, whole genome shotgun sequence DNA region contains:
- the ppp4r3b gene encoding serine/threonine-protein phosphatase 4 regulatory subunit 3B isoform X1, with translation MSDTRRRVKVYTLNEERQWDDRGTGHVSSTFVERLKGISLLVRAESDGSLLLESKISPNTAYQKQQDTLIVWSEAENYDLALSFQEKAGCDEIWEKICQVQGKDPALEITQDPIDESEEERFEEMPETSHLVDLPPCELAKLEEIADLVTSVLSSPIRREKLALALMSEGYIKKLLQLFQVCEDLDNREGLHHLYEIVRGVLFLNKAALFEVMFSDDCIMDVVGCLEYDPALVQPKRHREFLTKTAKFKEVIPITDSELRQKIHQTYRVQYIQDIILPTPSVFEENFLSTLTSFIFFNKVEIVSMLQEDEKFLTEVFAQLTDEATEEGKRRELVNFFKEFCAFSQTLQPQNRDAFFKTLANLGILPALEIVMGMDDLQVRAAAIDIFSYLVEFSPSMVREFVMQESQHTDDDVLLINVVIKQMICDTDPELGGAVQLMGLLRTLIDPENMLAPTNVGPRLPRTPLQEHKTEKTEFLTFFYKYCMHVLTAPLLANTAESPKDSPEGSAKINPVCPDNFQTAQLLALILELLTFCVEHHTYHIKNYIMNKDLLRRVLVLMNSKHTFLALCALRFMRRIIGLKDDFYNRYIIKGNLFEPVINALLDNGTRYNLLNSAIIELFEFIKVEDIKSLIAHIVDNFYKALESIEYVQTFKGLKTRYEQEKNRQNQRLSRYRRDTRSLEDDEEMWFNEEDDDEEGEVMAEKGKSEEDFPESYGKYMEAKKGAANGTSGTNGKSAATPPNPSSPNGSSAKSAALPPAAVSKAGLVGLVDYPDDEEDDEEVEDSPRKRPRLGS, from the exons ATGTCGGACACGCGGCGGCGCGTGAAGGTGTACACGCTCAACGAGGAGCGCCAGTGGGACGATCGGGGTACCGGCCACGTCTCCTCCACCTTCGTGGAGCGCCTGAAGGGGATCTCCCTGCTGGTCCGAGCCGAGTCCGACG gTTCGCTTTTGTTGGAGTCCAAAATTAGCCCCAACACGGCGTATCAGAAACAGCAA GACACCCTGATTGTGTGGTCCGAAGCAGAGAACTATGACCTAGCGTTAAGCTTCCAGGAGAAGGCCGGCTGCGATGAAATCTGGGAGAAGATCTGCCAG GTGCAAGGTAAAGACCCTGCGTTGGAGATTACCCAGGACCCAATTGATGAGTCTGAGGAGGAGCGCTTTGAGGAGATGCCCGAGACCAGCCATCTTGTGGACCTACCACCCTGTGAGCTCGCTAAGCTGGAGGAGATTGCTGACCTGGTCACTTCAGTGCTGTCCTCTCCCATTCGGCGCGAGAAGTTGGCGCTAGCACTCATGAGTGAGGGCTACATCAAGAAGCTTCTGCAGCTGTTTCAGGTGTGCGAGGATCTGGACAACCGTGAGGGACTCCATCACTTGTATGAGATTGTGCGAGGTGTGTTATTTCTCAACAAGGCGGCCCTCTTTGAGGTGATGTTCTCTGATGACTGCATCATGGATGTGGTTGGTTGCCTGGAGTACGACCCTGCACTGGTGCAGCCCAAGCGGCACCGTGAGTTCCTCACCAAGACAGCCAAGTTCAAAGAGGTAATCCCCATCACGGACTCGGAGCTGCGGCAGAAGATTCACCAGACCTACCGTGTCCAGTACATCCAGGACATCATTCTACCCACCCCCTCCGTCTTTGAGGAGAACTTCCTCTCCACTCTCACCTCCTTCATCTTCTTCAACAAAGTAGAGATTGTCAGCATGCTACAG GAAGATGAAAAATTCCTGACTGAAGTCTTTGCACAGTTGACGGATGAAGCAACtgaagaaggaaagagaagagaatTG GTCAACTTCTTCAAGGAGTTCTGTGCTTTTTCACAAACATTACAACCTCAGAACAGAGATGCTTTCTTCAAGACCTTAGCTAATCTGGGTATCCTCCCCGCACTGGAGATAGTGATG GGCATGGATGACCTGCAAGTTCGAGCAGCAGCCATAGACATCTTTTCCTACCTGGTCGAGTTCAGTCCGTCCATGGTGCGGGAGTTTGTAATGCAGGAGTCACAGCACACTGATGAT GATGTCCTGCTGATCAATGTGGTGATTAAGCAGATGATCTGCGACACGGACCCGGAGCTGGGCGGTGCCGTACAGTTGATGGGCTTGCTGCGTACCCTCATTGACCCTGAGAACATGCTAGCGCCTACCAACGTAGGCCCACGTCTTCCCCGTACCCCTCTCCAGGAACAT AAAACGGAGAAGACGGAGTTCCTCACTTTCTTTTACAAGTACTGCATGCACGTTCTCACCGCCCCGCTCCTGGCAAACACGGCCGAGAGCCCAAAAG aTTCACCGGAAGGTTCTGCAAAGATCAATCCAGTTTGTCCTG ATAACTTCCAGACAGCCCAGCTCTTGGCACTGATTTTGGAGCTGCTGACCTTCTGTGTGGAACACCACACCTACCACATCAAGAACTACATCATGAACAAAGACCTGCTGCGCAGGGTGCTGGTGCTCATGAACTCAAAGCACACCTTCCTGGCACTGT GTGCGTTGCGGTTCATGCGGCGGATAATAGGGCTGAAGGATGACTTTTACAACCGCTACATCATCAAAGGGAACTTGTTTGAGCCAGTCATAAATGCTCTGTTGGACAATGGAACAAGATACAACCTACTCAATTCTGCCATTATTGAGCTTTTCGAATTCATCAAAGTG GAGGATATTAAATCCCTTATAGCACACATTGTGGACAACTTCTACAAAGCACTTGAATCCATTGAATATGTCCAGACTTTCAAAGGCCTGAAGACACGATATGAGCAGGAGAAGAACCGACAGAATCAGAGACTCAGCAG ATACCGTAGAGACACCAGGTCTCTGGAGGATGATGAAGAAATGTGGTTCAATGAAGAAGATGACGATGAAGAAGGAGAGGTCATGGCGGAAAAGGGAAAGTCAGAGGAAGACTTTCCGGAGAGTTATGGAAAATATATGGAAGCAAAAAAAG GAGCAGCGAACGGGACCAGTGGCACCAATGGGAAGTCTGCGGCTACACCTCCCAACCCCTCAAGTCCAAATGGCTCCTCCGCAAAGTCGGCTGCACTGCCCCCTGCAGCTGTTTCCAAG GCTGGGTTGGTGGGTCTCGTGGACTATCCAGATGACGAAGAAGACGACGAAGAGGTGGAGGATTCACCGCGAAAGCGCCCCCGCTTGGGCTCATAA
- the ppp4r3b gene encoding serine/threonine-protein phosphatase 4 regulatory subunit 3B isoform X2, with protein MSDTRRRVKVYTLNEERQWDDRGTGHVSSTFVERLKGISLLVRAESDGSLLLESKISPNTAYQKQQDTLIVWSEAENYDLALSFQEKAGCDEIWEKICQVQGKDPALEITQDPIDESEEERFEEMPETSHLVDLPPCELAKLEEIADLVTSVLSSPIRREKLALALMSEGYIKKLLQLFQVCEDLDNREGLHHLYEIVRGVLFLNKAALFEVMFSDDCIMDVVGCLEYDPALVQPKRHREFLTKTAKFKEVIPITDSELRQKIHQTYRVQYIQDIILPTPSVFEENFLSTLTSFIFFNKVEIVSMLQEDEKFLTEVFAQLTDEATEEGKRRELVNFFKEFCAFSQTLQPQNRDAFFKTLANLGILPALEIVMGMDDLQVRAAAIDIFSYLVEFSPSMVREFVMQESQHTDDDVLLINVVIKQMICDTDPELGGAVQLMGLLRTLIDPENMLAPTNKTEKTEFLTFFYKYCMHVLTAPLLANTAESPKDSPEGSAKINPVCPDNFQTAQLLALILELLTFCVEHHTYHIKNYIMNKDLLRRVLVLMNSKHTFLALCALRFMRRIIGLKDDFYNRYIIKGNLFEPVINALLDNGTRYNLLNSAIIELFEFIKVEDIKSLIAHIVDNFYKALESIEYVQTFKGLKTRYEQEKNRQNQRLSRYRRDTRSLEDDEEMWFNEEDDDEEGEVMAEKGKSEEDFPESYGKYMEAKKGAANGTSGTNGKSAATPPNPSSPNGSSAKSAALPPAAVSKAGLVGLVDYPDDEEDDEEVEDSPRKRPRLGS; from the exons ATGTCGGACACGCGGCGGCGCGTGAAGGTGTACACGCTCAACGAGGAGCGCCAGTGGGACGATCGGGGTACCGGCCACGTCTCCTCCACCTTCGTGGAGCGCCTGAAGGGGATCTCCCTGCTGGTCCGAGCCGAGTCCGACG gTTCGCTTTTGTTGGAGTCCAAAATTAGCCCCAACACGGCGTATCAGAAACAGCAA GACACCCTGATTGTGTGGTCCGAAGCAGAGAACTATGACCTAGCGTTAAGCTTCCAGGAGAAGGCCGGCTGCGATGAAATCTGGGAGAAGATCTGCCAG GTGCAAGGTAAAGACCCTGCGTTGGAGATTACCCAGGACCCAATTGATGAGTCTGAGGAGGAGCGCTTTGAGGAGATGCCCGAGACCAGCCATCTTGTGGACCTACCACCCTGTGAGCTCGCTAAGCTGGAGGAGATTGCTGACCTGGTCACTTCAGTGCTGTCCTCTCCCATTCGGCGCGAGAAGTTGGCGCTAGCACTCATGAGTGAGGGCTACATCAAGAAGCTTCTGCAGCTGTTTCAGGTGTGCGAGGATCTGGACAACCGTGAGGGACTCCATCACTTGTATGAGATTGTGCGAGGTGTGTTATTTCTCAACAAGGCGGCCCTCTTTGAGGTGATGTTCTCTGATGACTGCATCATGGATGTGGTTGGTTGCCTGGAGTACGACCCTGCACTGGTGCAGCCCAAGCGGCACCGTGAGTTCCTCACCAAGACAGCCAAGTTCAAAGAGGTAATCCCCATCACGGACTCGGAGCTGCGGCAGAAGATTCACCAGACCTACCGTGTCCAGTACATCCAGGACATCATTCTACCCACCCCCTCCGTCTTTGAGGAGAACTTCCTCTCCACTCTCACCTCCTTCATCTTCTTCAACAAAGTAGAGATTGTCAGCATGCTACAG GAAGATGAAAAATTCCTGACTGAAGTCTTTGCACAGTTGACGGATGAAGCAACtgaagaaggaaagagaagagaatTG GTCAACTTCTTCAAGGAGTTCTGTGCTTTTTCACAAACATTACAACCTCAGAACAGAGATGCTTTCTTCAAGACCTTAGCTAATCTGGGTATCCTCCCCGCACTGGAGATAGTGATG GGCATGGATGACCTGCAAGTTCGAGCAGCAGCCATAGACATCTTTTCCTACCTGGTCGAGTTCAGTCCGTCCATGGTGCGGGAGTTTGTAATGCAGGAGTCACAGCACACTGATGAT GATGTCCTGCTGATCAATGTGGTGATTAAGCAGATGATCTGCGACACGGACCCGGAGCTGGGCGGTGCCGTACAGTTGATGGGCTTGCTGCGTACCCTCATTGACCCTGAGAACATGCTAGCGCCTACCAAC AAAACGGAGAAGACGGAGTTCCTCACTTTCTTTTACAAGTACTGCATGCACGTTCTCACCGCCCCGCTCCTGGCAAACACGGCCGAGAGCCCAAAAG aTTCACCGGAAGGTTCTGCAAAGATCAATCCAGTTTGTCCTG ATAACTTCCAGACAGCCCAGCTCTTGGCACTGATTTTGGAGCTGCTGACCTTCTGTGTGGAACACCACACCTACCACATCAAGAACTACATCATGAACAAAGACCTGCTGCGCAGGGTGCTGGTGCTCATGAACTCAAAGCACACCTTCCTGGCACTGT GTGCGTTGCGGTTCATGCGGCGGATAATAGGGCTGAAGGATGACTTTTACAACCGCTACATCATCAAAGGGAACTTGTTTGAGCCAGTCATAAATGCTCTGTTGGACAATGGAACAAGATACAACCTACTCAATTCTGCCATTATTGAGCTTTTCGAATTCATCAAAGTG GAGGATATTAAATCCCTTATAGCACACATTGTGGACAACTTCTACAAAGCACTTGAATCCATTGAATATGTCCAGACTTTCAAAGGCCTGAAGACACGATATGAGCAGGAGAAGAACCGACAGAATCAGAGACTCAGCAG ATACCGTAGAGACACCAGGTCTCTGGAGGATGATGAAGAAATGTGGTTCAATGAAGAAGATGACGATGAAGAAGGAGAGGTCATGGCGGAAAAGGGAAAGTCAGAGGAAGACTTTCCGGAGAGTTATGGAAAATATATGGAAGCAAAAAAAG GAGCAGCGAACGGGACCAGTGGCACCAATGGGAAGTCTGCGGCTACACCTCCCAACCCCTCAAGTCCAAATGGCTCCTCCGCAAAGTCGGCTGCACTGCCCCCTGCAGCTGTTTCCAAG GCTGGGTTGGTGGGTCTCGTGGACTATCCAGATGACGAAGAAGACGACGAAGAGGTGGAGGATTCACCGCGAAAGCGCCCCCGCTTGGGCTCATAA